The genomic stretch ATATTGAATCTGATGGtggaaaataaaaatctaaatattgagaaaaatcatctttaaaagttttacaaatgaagatatgcaatgcaatgcatattagtaatcaaatttatatttgatgtatttatggtaagacatttacaaaatatcttcatggaccaTGATCTTTAAAAGagaaatctatcattttgacccatacaatgtatttttggatattgctacaaatttcccaaacagttggtggttcccactGAAAACTATAAAAGCCAacgggaaccaccaactgtttaattaccagcaatcttcaaaatatcttcttatacGTTCAacataaagctgaattttcatttttgggtaactatacctttaagattggttttgtgctccagggacacaaataTGATTTTTGTGTTCGTAACATTACCGGAATGTTGTGAGAACCTTCTCTCTACAGTATACGAACCTTCTCAAATAAACCCTTCAGCTGCTCTTTGGACTAAGCACAGGAGTATGGATGTAAACAGTGTGGTGTTGTTCTGTACCGGAGGGCAGCAGGACTCCCGTGGCGTGGATGGATTCTGGTCTTTCTCTCTTGAACACCATCAGAGCGAACTGCAGGCAGTAGATGCCGATGTTGATCAGCGCTCCTCCACCCTGCTCCTTCTGTGAGGTGCGCTCGCGGTGCAGAAGAGGAAGACCGAAACACACCCTCACCACCTTCACCTCCCCGACACTGTTTTCTGAGAGCAGCCTGTCGACCTCAGCGTACACGGGGAAACACCTGGACCACACCGcctgacacagacacagacagaggctCTACTGTCAGACCTGACAGAGCATTAATCCCAACAAAACTAGTTCTTCTACCTCCATGAGGAAGACGTTGTTCTCTCTGGCGGCTGAGATGAGATACATGACCTCTCTGTGGTTCATGGCCAGGGGTTTCTCACAGAGCATGTTCTTCCCAGCGTTCAGGAACATCAGACCCACCGGCAGATGATGTGTGTGGAGAACCCCGATGTACACCACATCTGTCCGGACACACTCGTGAAGCTCAGTCAATCATTCCCTTTAATTCTGTCCGGTTTACTCACCGATATCTGGACCCTTCACCAGCTCCTGGTAGCTGCCAAATGCAGTCGGGATCCCATGAGTCTTTGCAAACTTCTTTGCACGGTCTAAGCTTCTCGCTGCAACTGCCACGATctatgacacacacagacagaaaataTAAAGTTAATGATTGAATGGGATTCTAGAAGCAGATGTTTAGTGATACCTGGTGATCCTCGTGAGAAAGTGTCTTCAGAGCCACACAGAAGTCATGGCTGATGTTTCCAGCTCCACAGATTCCCCAGCGGGTCGCCATGTTCGCTCTGACCTCCAGATGCATGTGCAGTGAAGGCTTTTATCTGCGGTCCAGAGTACAAGACGTCATGTGATCTGATAAAGTGTAACTTTGAAGACAGAAACTGTTGTAGAAGTCACTCTTTTGTTTCTCACACTATATATGTATTCATGGCTGAATATGCATGAGCTCATGATGATTAAATGTGCAAGCTAATGATGATTAAGCGTTGTGTTTATGGGTGATGTTATTGTGCTTGTGTAATGTGTCAAGAAAAAGTGCAGTGCATGAGAACTGCAGTAATGATATTCATGTTACAAATAAGGTTAAAAGAAATTCACAGAgcagttttaaaatattaaatttacatatacaaatgcatacatacctgcagagtttagctcttaccctaatcaaacacacctgagcatgcgaATCAATGTCTGCATCAGGGTTAGAGCTAAAGATTTGAGATCCCTGGTGTTAACAGTGAACAGCCTGCAGTGCTTCCGTCAgtcactaggtggcgctgtgaagCCATTATCAAATCACAGCATGAACCCCGCCATTCAGCTTGTGTGGAAATTTCAACATCtgctcaaaaacaaacaaacaaacaacaacaacaacaaaacatatagaaattaagcattttatattatattaatatattacatttaaattatgtttctgtttccttatttgcAAACCTAACAATCTACAGATTCTTTtttggattttttattattagaatataataataaaaatattatattaaattatataatttttaataataaaataaaatacagtgtgtgtgtgtgtgtgtgtgtctttgtgtgtgaacatctaaaaatataataaaaatattatgtaaatattttttataataaaaaaatgtcatataatataatataaaataatataatttaatataatataatataatataatttaatttaatttaatttaatttaatttaatttaatttaatttaatataatataatataatataatataatataatataataactgtGTGACACTCTCAGGTGTGTTTGGGGGGAAATTGTCAATGATGTCACTCTTCTGAGGGATGCTGGGATGCTGTGTGCCATCACCATGACGACAAGGTACCAGCTGGGCAATCTGTATGCAAATGCCTAATCTTGAACGGCAGGACCTGGTCGCCATGGCAACGGAGCCCATGTTCCCGCCGAAACACACCTTTCCCGGTGATTTCTGGGAAGAGAGAAGGAGAAGGTGTTAAATGTTATCATGAGCCGAGAGTAGAAACGGTAACATCATGGTTCTCTGATCTACACCGCACGAACATTAGCCAAGATACTTTAACCACACCTGGTATTACTGTATTAGGGTCTAAACAGCAGGGTATTACCGTGGCACTGTGTCCAAAAATCACAAAGCACTTTTTGTAATTAGTTACTCTGAACCTGTGAGAGTAAATCTGACACATGTGACACAGTAAAGATGAGAAATCATATAGACTTTACTGATCTATAGtgattcatctgtgtgtgtgtgtgtgtgtatgtgcttgtgtgtgtgtgtgtgtgtgtgcttgtgtgtgtgtgtgtgtgtgtgtgtgtatgtgcttgtgtgtgtgtgtgtgtgtgtgtgtctgtgtgtgtgtgtgtgtgcatgtgtttgtgtgtgtgtttgtgtgtgtgtgtgtgtgcgtgtgtgtgtgtgtatacgtgtgtgtgtgtgtgtgtgtgtgtgtgtgtgcatgtaataAATGTGGGACAGAGTGAATCTGGGTCAGGAGATGTGTTATTATATTccagaaaaacacacaaacagaagagGATATttctcagtctgtctctctctctctctctctctctctctctctgtgtgtctctctctctaatTCATTCGATTTCTTTTGTTTGAAACGTGCatatggcagatgcttttatcacaTTATTAAGTGATTCACATTTCATTCTAAGCAAACATTAATTTGATCATTTGATGCATTATCCTGAATCAACCCCATGACTGTGATGCTGTTACAGTGCCGTGCTCTACAGGTTGATGGACTCTCAGTTTATCATCTCCAGAGTCAGTGTGTTTCATCAACGCAAAATCATGCTCTGAAACGGTTTCACGTCAATATTCCAGGCAAACAATCAGAAAATAATGTTTGTCATTAAAGTCGAGTTCATTAACATGTTAAAATCATGAACCTTTGCTGGTTGCAGTCAGAGTGTATTtctacaataatccaaaagccagtgGAAAAATCCTGTTCTGATTGGAGGGTTCTTCTAATTATGCGTGAAAGTGACATCAGGAGCAAATTATCATGATTAAACTCTCAAATCATACTGAAAGTgctttactattatttttacacATAGTATCATAaatagtactgtgcaaaagtttggagtcagtaatatatatatatata from Carassius auratus strain Wakin unplaced genomic scaffold, ASM336829v1 scaf_tig00053841, whole genome shotgun sequence encodes the following:
- the LOC113090243 gene encoding trans-1,2-dihydrobenzene-1,2-diol dehydrogenase-like gives rise to the protein MHLEVRANMATRWGICGAGNISHDFCVALKTLSHEDHQIVAVAARSLDRAKKFAKTHGIPTAFGSYQELVKGPDIDVVYIGVLHTHHLPVGLMFLNAGKNMLCEKPLAMNHREVMYLISAARENNVFLMEAVWSRCFPVYAEVDRLLSENSVGEVKVVRVCFGLPLLHRERTSQKEQGGGALINIGIYCLQFALMVFKRERPESIHATGVLLPSGVDESLVVVLKFSGNRMAVCTCSVACDLPNDASICGSTGTIRVAHPMHCPTSLEVKGKETQFPLPDPGLPLNFTNSTGLRYEAEEVRRCLLKGLKESIKMSLADSELLIEVMDEAPRQVGVVYQQDSQSLASIP